The proteins below are encoded in one region of Clostridium pasteurianum DSM 525 = ATCC 6013:
- a CDS encoding GntP family permease: MAVIGIILSLALLIFMAYKGFSVIFFAPIFALLAALFSGMALLPTYTEIFLPNLGNYVKIYFPFFLLGAVFGKAMEQSGSAKSIAKTIVGKLGKDKAIFSVVLSAAILTYGGVSLFVVAFAVYPFAASIFKEADIPKRLIPATIALGAFSFTMDSLPGTPQIQNTIPMKYFNTDLYAAPVFGTLGSIILLVGGIFYLEWRKRSAQAAGEGYGTNHKNEPSLSDDENIPPMWISIIPLASVLIITLVLQKIIFPNWDILSWVTQKPYSLSKEGIVGSMNNWALIIALIIGSIIAFCINIKSSRNNLAKAINAGAIGSLLAVMNTASEVGFGNVIKTLPGFKSIANALININPNGSPLLSEAVSVNVLSGVTGSASGGMSIVLDMFGKKYAEWAANTGISPELLHRVASMASGGMDTLPHNGAVITLLGISGLTHKQSYKDIFAVTLLKAGTCFLLIFLQSIFHFI, from the coding sequence ATGGCAGTTATAGGAATTATACTAAGTTTAGCATTATTAATATTTATGGCTTATAAAGGATTTTCTGTTATATTCTTTGCACCTATTTTTGCACTTCTTGCTGCATTATTTTCTGGAATGGCCCTTTTACCAACTTATACAGAAATATTTTTGCCAAATTTGGGCAACTATGTTAAAATATATTTCCCTTTTTTCTTATTAGGTGCTGTATTCGGTAAAGCTATGGAACAATCTGGTTCTGCTAAATCTATTGCTAAAACTATTGTAGGAAAACTAGGAAAAGATAAAGCTATATTCTCTGTAGTTCTATCAGCAGCTATTTTAACTTATGGAGGAGTAAGTCTCTTTGTAGTGGCTTTTGCAGTATATCCTTTTGCAGCTTCTATTTTCAAAGAAGCAGATATTCCCAAAAGGCTCATTCCAGCAACAATTGCTCTCGGTGCATTTTCTTTCACCATGGATTCACTGCCAGGTACTCCACAGATTCAAAATACCATTCCTATGAAATACTTCAATACAGATTTGTATGCAGCACCTGTCTTTGGAACCTTAGGTTCAATAATACTGTTAGTCGGTGGAATATTTTATCTGGAATGGCGTAAACGTTCCGCTCAAGCTGCTGGAGAAGGATATGGAACAAATCATAAAAATGAACCATCACTTAGTGATGATGAAAACATACCTCCTATGTGGATATCGATTATACCTTTAGCATCAGTATTAATAATAACTTTAGTACTGCAAAAAATAATTTTTCCAAACTGGGATATACTATCATGGGTAACTCAAAAACCTTATTCTCTTTCTAAGGAAGGAATAGTTGGTTCCATGAATAACTGGGCGCTTATAATAGCATTAATAATAGGAAGTATTATTGCATTTTGTATAAATATTAAAAGCAGCAGAAATAACTTGGCAAAAGCTATAAATGCAGGAGCTATTGGTTCTCTATTAGCTGTCATGAACACCGCCTCTGAAGTTGGATTCGGAAATGTTATAAAAACTCTCCCTGGATTTAAATCTATAGCTAATGCATTAATAAATATAAATCCTAATGGCAGCCCTCTTTTATCAGAAGCAGTTAGTGTAAACGTTTTATCAGGAGTTACAGGATCAGCATCTGGTGGTATGAGTATAGTTCTTGATATGTTTGGTAAAAAATATGCAGAATGGGCGGCAAATACTGGTATAAGTCCTGAATTGCTTCACAGAGTTGCATCCATGGCTTCAGGTGGAATGGATACATTACCTCATAATGGAGCAGTAATTACACTTTTAGGCATCTCTGGTTTAACCCATAAACAATCTTATAAAGATATTTTTGCTGTAACTTTACTCAAAGCTGGAACCTGTTTCTTATTGATATTCCTACAAAGCATTTTCCATTTCATATAA
- a CDS encoding Lrp/AsnC family transcriptional regulator produces the protein MDKIDLKLIELLQENARYSLKDLAKEVFLSTPAVSTRILRLEDMGIITGYYAKVDVLKLGYNIKAFINLEMTPKQKPQFYPFIEACPNVIECNCVTGKYSMLIKVAYKTTLELDTFIGELQKFGVTETQIVFSTPVKHRGICVLK, from the coding sequence TTGGATAAAATTGATTTAAAACTTATTGAACTTCTACAGGAAAATGCAAGGTATTCACTTAAAGACCTAGCAAAAGAAGTATTTTTATCAACGCCAGCTGTATCCACTCGTATTTTAAGATTGGAAGATATGGGTATTATAACTGGATATTATGCAAAAGTAGATGTACTAAAATTAGGATATAATATTAAGGCGTTTATAAATTTGGAAATGACACCAAAGCAAAAACCGCAATTTTATCCTTTTATAGAAGCATGTCCTAATGTGATTGAATGTAATTGTGTAACAGGAAAGTATTCAATGCTTATAAAGGTTGCATATAAGACAACTTTAGAATTAGATACATTTATTGGAGAATTGCAAAAATTTGGAGTTACAGAAACTCAAATTGTTTTTTCAACGCCTGTTAAACATAGAGGAATATGTGTATTAAAATAA
- a CDS encoding DUF4878 domain-containing protein, whose product MKLIRKGILMFILTSLVLTLLACGAKPDESVKNFFEAAKKSDFTTMVNYIKKDVNKSNFKYDDKDQEKVIKSVFSKVSYEIVSSSVDGKNATVKTKVTSLDLPKIYGKTVSDLMPSLLASAFSNANSDDAKNQVIQTFINDLNDPNASKTTTEVDIKLVKDNKSGWLIEPNDDLVNAITGNFNKAFANNNKSNDSSQKQDSSKSKVTAQFVVDKLKEKEGSYMTDITVVTAENDDNKLLGRPNQYTEKIFWKDNRSTGDRTDSTVEVFNNKEDADARRQYIEGVIKSMPTFTQYIEQKNNVLIRIDGQLTPDQANEYLNIFKSLDI is encoded by the coding sequence ATGAAACTAATAAGAAAAGGTATACTAATGTTTATTTTAACATCTCTGGTATTAACATTATTAGCCTGTGGAGCTAAACCAGATGAAAGTGTAAAAAACTTTTTTGAAGCAGCTAAAAAATCTGATTTTACGACTATGGTAAATTACATAAAGAAGGATGTTAATAAAAGTAATTTTAAATATGATGACAAGGATCAAGAGAAGGTTATAAAGTCTGTTTTTTCAAAAGTAAGTTATGAAATTGTTTCTTCGAGTGTAGATGGTAAGAATGCTACTGTAAAAACTAAAGTTACATCTTTAGATTTACCTAAAATCTATGGGAAAACAGTATCAGACTTAATGCCTTCCTTACTTGCATCCGCATTTTCTAATGCTAATAGTGATGATGCTAAAAATCAAGTTATTCAGACATTTATAAATGATTTAAATGATCCTAATGCTTCTAAGACAACAACTGAAGTTGATATTAAATTGGTTAAAGATAATAAGAGTGGATGGTTAATAGAGCCTAATGATGATTTAGTCAATGCAATAACTGGAAATTTCAATAAGGCTTTTGCAAATAATAATAAAAGTAATGATTCTTCGCAAAAACAGGATTCATCAAAATCAAAAGTAACAGCTCAATTTGTTGTAGACAAGTTAAAAGAAAAAGAAGGCAGCTATATGACGGATATTACTGTTGTAACAGCTGAAAATGATGATAATAAACTGCTTGGAAGACCTAATCAATATACAGAAAAAATATTTTGGAAAGATAATAGATCAACTGGTGACCGCACAGATTCTACAGTTGAAGTTTTTAATAATAAAGAAGATGCTGATGCAAGGAGACAATATATTGAAGGTGTTATTAAATCAATGCCAACATTTACTCAATATATAGAACAAAAGAACAATGTATTAATTAGAATAGATGGTCAATTAACACCAGATCAAGCAAATGAATATTTAAATATATTTAAATCGTTGGATATATAA
- a CDS encoding macrolide family glycosyltransferase: protein MSKVLFLSIPAHGHVNPTLGLVNELVKQGEDITYFCSQDFKEKIEKTGAEFKAYETKANILERNHNMPNSMDISKLFDHINEMLKSSDEIIESILNQIKDEKFDYIMYAAMFPFGNIIAQILKIPSISSFAVFATPKELMAQNKQLMNEDLIKKHPVIDTYKKVSKQLKETYNVEIPESMIELFFNKGDINIAYTSKYFVAHTEYYDGSFKFIGPPIYDRKEDLNFPFEKLDGKKVVYISLGTVFNNTSDKLYNIFFKTFANSDAVVVMAAYNVDLSKFDIPENFIVRNYVPQSEILKYTDVAITHAGMNSTSDLLYNNVPFVAIPIGADQPYMAGRASELGAAISLDKDTITSDILKSSVKSVLNNPAYLENIKKISNSFKQSGGYKEAVKEIFKLKREKGILV, encoded by the coding sequence ATGTCAAAAGTGCTTTTTTTAAGTATTCCAGCTCATGGACACGTTAATCCTACATTAGGATTAGTAAATGAATTAGTAAAACAAGGTGAGGATATTACTTATTTTTGTTCACAAGATTTTAAAGAAAAAATCGAAAAAACAGGTGCCGAATTTAAGGCTTATGAAACAAAAGCAAATATTCTTGAAAGAAACCATAATATGCCTAATAGCATGGATATAAGTAAATTATTTGACCATATAAATGAAATGCTTAAATCAAGTGATGAAATTATAGAAAGTATCTTAAATCAAATTAAAGATGAAAAATTTGATTATATTATGTATGCAGCTATGTTTCCTTTTGGAAACATCATTGCTCAAATATTGAAAATACCATCAATTTCTTCTTTTGCAGTATTTGCTACTCCAAAAGAACTTATGGCTCAAAATAAACAATTAATGAATGAAGACTTAATAAAAAAACATCCTGTTATAGATACTTACAAAAAAGTTTCGAAACAATTAAAAGAAACGTATAATGTAGAAATTCCTGAAAGTATGATTGAATTATTCTTTAACAAAGGTGATATAAACATTGCTTACACTTCTAAATATTTTGTTGCGCATACTGAATATTATGATGGTAGCTTTAAATTTATAGGCCCTCCAATATATGATAGAAAAGAAGATTTGAATTTCCCATTTGAAAAATTAGATGGGAAGAAAGTTGTGTACATTTCATTAGGTACAGTATTTAATAACACTAGTGATAAACTTTATAATATTTTCTTCAAAACCTTTGCTAATAGCGATGCTGTTGTGGTTATGGCGGCATACAATGTAGATCTATCTAAATTTGATATACCTGAGAATTTTATTGTAAGAAATTATGTGCCTCAATCAGAAATTTTAAAGTATACTGATGTAGCAATAACTCATGCAGGAATGAATAGTACTAGTGATTTATTATATAATAATGTGCCATTTGTAGCAATACCTATAGGTGCAGATCAACCGTATATGGCAGGAAGAGCTTCTGAGCTAGGAGCAGCTATTTCTCTTGACAAGGATACTATTACATCAGATATATTAAAAAGTTCAGTTAAAAGTGTTTTGAATAATCCAGCATATCTTGAGAATATTAAGAAAATAAGTAATTCTTTTAAACAAAGCGGAGGATATAAAGAAGCTGTTAAAGAAATATTTAAATTAAAAAGGGAGAAAGGAATTTTGGTTTAG
- a CDS encoding N-terminal phage integrase SAM-like domain-containing protein: protein MNPITIGADGNRKVYKKTIKIEGKTETERYKKAEKDLAKFITDIENNNYTEPSRLTLESYSKMWIKTYTKNKELAPKTVFEYKRLLELRIIPSLGHLKLNKFKPIHLVKFMANLNEEGMSLKKTKKKLSSNTLMHYY from the coding sequence GTGAACCCCATTACCATTGGTGCTGATGGTAATAGAAAAGTATATAAAAAGACTATAAAAATCGAAGGTAAAACTGAGACTGAAAGATATAAAAAAGCTGAAAAGGACCTAGCTAAGTTCATAACAGATATAGAAAATAATAATTATACAGAACCTTCAAGACTTACATTAGAATCATATTCAAAAATGTGGATCAAAACTTATACAAAAAATAAAGAACTTGCACCTAAAACTGTCTTTGAATACAAGCGCCTTTTAGAGCTAAGAATAATACCTTCTTTGGGTCATTTAAAATTAAACAAATTTAAGCCTATTCATTTAGTTAAATTCATGGCCAATCTAAATGAAGAAGGCATGAGTTTAAAGAAAACTAAGAAAAAGCTATCAAGTAATACTCTAATGCATTATTATTAG
- a CDS encoding site-specific integrase — MKDVEPPKYKRKEADHYEVSEVALLVDALESEPLKYRLMVLLTLSCGLRAGELTGLKWDDINFKENTIKINKATQYLPMKMYLRRILKNETSERIISVPEHVMDLLSVYQTEYENKQEKHGDLWEDTNYIFTKWNGLHIHPETPGKWFSKM; from the coding sequence GTGAAAGATGTTGAACCTCCAAAATATAAAAGAAAAGAAGCAGATCACTATGAAGTATCTGAGGTAGCATTATTAGTAGATGCTTTGGAGAGTGAGCCGCTTAAATATAGGCTTATGGTTTTACTTACTTTATCCTGTGGATTAAGAGCTGGAGAATTAACTGGACTTAAATGGGATGATATAAATTTTAAAGAGAATACAATTAAGATAAATAAGGCTACCCAATACCTCCCCATGAAGATGTATTTGAGAAGGATCCTAAAAAATGAAACATCAGAAAGAATTATATCTGTGCCTGAACATGTTATGGATCTATTATCTGTTTATCAAACTGAATATGAAAATAAACAAGAAAAGCATGGAGATTTATGGGAAGATACTAATTATATATTTACTAAATGGAATGGACTGCATATACATCCTGAAACACCAGGCAAATGGTTTAGCAAAATGTAA
- a CDS encoding tyrosine-type recombinase/integrase, with amino-acid sequence MTFHQLKHTYATLLISSGQEIKSVSKRLGHSNTTTTLNIYTHTDRSSDKKAAEEMEKILFKNDEK; translated from the coding sequence ATAACATTTCACCAGCTTAAGCATACATATGCTACTTTGTTAATTTCTAGTGGACAAGAAATAAAATCTGTTTCAAAAAGATTAGGACACAGTAACACAACTACGACATTAAATATCTATACTCATACTGATAGATCCTCAGACAAAAAAGCGGCCGAAGAAATGGAGAAAATTTTATTTAAGAATGATGAAAAATGA